One Torulaspora globosa chromosome 5, complete sequence DNA window includes the following coding sequences:
- the IMH1 gene encoding Imh1p (ancestral locus Anc_4.46), translating into MFKQLSQIGKNLSDEFAKGLSEDLNAGQEAVVDDKSGLPQEIQLKLRKFEKYEEKYPRLLAAYKNDKLRLEKIGAAEKVLAENTPVSNIDDAESLEAFFKDMNEKQKMLNDEIKRLLTSSKAEPGQAESLESAEVSGDGKKETSPETLNDGLAQEISELRDKLAETEGELKESQEKYEEFRQQKEHEVSELQGKIIDAQEKLETSERSFEQETLKLKKSLSETEDLVKTRDVSLEELRKQLEAEEQEVQKLNNLLTERSAVASADSSRSAGKNKRKAKRKKNSSAGFTVANGGEDEHKRLSDEVEKLKGAETRAEELESQCTSLQSQITSLKQIEVDLKVELDKLNDGNEKLREELKKKETELEDVRDMLRDVGNELVDAKDQLKSTANSENEKIQSLITEKETLNNQFEAKKQELISTISKLNEQISAASAKLASQQNQTKTVEKKYSKLNESYSKLKTDNATLLDQVNEANKTQKTLRISLLQKEKTISYLEQQVKEYNETSSASKKANEDLKKENEHLSKRLDTLKAENESLRCEMKNSSSLFENHIRENGKLSERLSIIQEKYETLQSLKSNSNEQADSIKRQCEELNSKLREANKRIMSLEEEVSDYTNIIQEKTRETNAMRRLLNENNHHESTKEGEYQEKLAAVIDEKSRLESELSVQASRRVRESQNWKQANNELKLEIQSLKLREKELTAEVLSLTALTDKMQRKNSTFADDSDDMERVTANLKEALSKADGKIRDLQEANENLMQTNDDINKKLDRLSKNYRTLMSQVTVLKEEKNESSTRSSRSSSVASVSGTQTPQPDMRRSHSFVKETPAIESQNEVNEKIAYIKNVLLGFLEHRDQRNQLLPVVSMLLHLDSKDEKRLLMSIK; encoded by the coding sequence ATGTTCAAGCAGCTGTCGCAGATAGGTAAAAATCTTAGTGATGAGTTCGCTAAGGGATTGTCGGAAGATTTGAATGCtggccaagaagctgtGGTCGATGACAAAAGTGGGCTGCCGCAGGAGATTCAGCTCAAATTGAGGAAATTTGAGAAGTATGAAGAGAAGTATCCTCGGCTTCTGGCTGCTTACAAGAATGATAAATTGAGACTTGAGAAGATAGGTGCAGCAGAAAAGGTGCTTGCCGAGAATACGCCGGTGTCCAACATAGATGACGCTGAATCCTTggaagctttcttcaaggacatgaacgagaagcagaagatgctgaatgatgagatcaagaggCTGCTTACCTCCAGCAAAGCCGAGCCGGGCCAAGCGGAGTCCCTTGAGTCGGCGGAGGTATCTGGGGATGGCAAAAAGGAGACTAGTCCAGAGACTCTGAACGATGGTCTTGCACAGGAAATTTCGGAGCTGCGAGATAAGCTTGCTGAGACCGAAGGGGAGCTCAAAGAATCACAGGAAAAGTACGAGGAATTTCGCCAGCAAAAGGAGCATGAGGTTAGCGAGCTGCAGGGTAAAATAATAGATGCGCAAGAGAAACTTGAGACATCAGAAAGGTCTTTCGAGCAAGAAACTCTAAAGCTTAAGAAAAGTCTATCGGAAACGGAGGATCTGGTGAAGACCAGAGACGTCAGTCTTGAAGAGCTCAGAAAACAGCTAGAGGCGGAAGAGCAAGAGGTTCAAAAGCTTAACAATCTCCTCACTGAAAGGTCGGCAGTAGCGTCTGCCGATTCCTCAAGGAGCGCGGGCAAGAATAAGAGAAAAgccaagagaaagaagaacagCTCTGCTGGTTTTACTGTGGCAAATGGCGGGGAAGATGAGCATAAGAGACTTTCTGACGaagtggaaaagctgaaaggTGCCGAAACGCGCGCGGAAGAACTGGAGAGCCAATGTACCTCTTTGCAATCCCAAATAACCTCCCTTAAACAGATAGAAGTCGATCTGAAGGTTGAACTTGATAAGCTTAATGATggaaatgaaaaattaaGAGAGGAGCtaaagaagaaagagacagAGTTAGAAGACGTCAGAGATATGCTGAGGGATGTGGGGAACGAGCTTGTCGATGCCAAGGACCAGTTAAAATCTACTGCTAACTCTgagaatgaaaagattcagTCGTTAATTACTGAGAAAGAGACACTGAATAATCAGTTCGAAGCTAAAAAACAGGAACTAATATCAACCATATCCAAATTGAATGAACAGATTTCAGCAGCAAGCGCTAAACTAGCTTCGCAGCAGAATCAAACTAAGACTGTAGAGAAAAAATACTCCAAACTGAATGAATCGTAttcaaaattgaagacgGACAATGCGACGCTACTCGATCAAGTCAACGAGGCCAACAAAACCCAAAAAACACTAAGGATCTCGCTTTTGCAGAAGGAAAAAACAATCTCTTACTTAGAGCAGCAAGTTAAGGAGTATAACGAAACCTCGAGCgcttcgaagaaagcaaatgaagacttgaagaaggaaaacGAACACCTTTCGAAACGCTTGGACACTCTGAAAGCAGAGAACGAGAGTCTTCGCTGTGAGATGAAGAATAGCTCTTCCTTGTTCGAAAACCACATAAGGGAAAATGGGAAGCTTTCTGAGCGATTGAGTATAATCCAAGAGAAGTATGAGACATTACAGAGTTTGAAATCGAACTCCAATGAGCAGGCTGATTCAATTAAGAGGCAATGTGAAGAATTAAACAGCAAACTGAGAGAAGCTAATAAGAGAATAATGTCTTTAGAAGAAGAGGTCAGTGATTATACCAACATTATACAAGAAAAGACTAGAGAGACAAACGCAATGCGTAGGCTACTCAATGAGAATAATCACCATGAATCGACAAAAGAAGGTGAGTACCAAGAAAAACTAGCCGCCgtcattgatgaaaaaaGCAGATTAGAGAGCGAACTGTCCGTTCAGGCGTCACGTAGAGTTCGGGAGAGCCAGAATTGGAAGCAGGCCAACAATGAACTTAAATTGGAGATACAGAGTCTGAAGCTAAGAGAAAAGGAGCTGACTGCTGAAGTCCTCTCGTTGACTGCCTTGACCGACAAAatgcagagaaagaactCTACCTTTGCAGATGATTCAGATGATATGGAGAGGGTTACAGCTAACCTGAAAGAGGCCTTGTCGAAAGCTGACGGTAAGATCAGGGACCTCCAGGAAGCGAATGAGAATTTAATGCAGACCAACGATGATATCAATAAAAAATTGGATCGTCTCTCGAAAAATTATAGGACTTTGATGAGCCAGGTTACTGTTTtaaaagaagagaagaatGAGAGTTCTACAAGATCAAGCCGCTCAAGCTCTGTCGCCTCTGTTAGTGGTACCCAGACGCCTCAACCTGACATGCGCCGTTCGCATTCGTTTGTCAAAGAAACCCCTGCCATAGAGTCACAAAATGAAGTAAACGAGAAGATCGCGTATATCAAGAATGTTCTGTTGGGATTTCTGGAGCATAGAGACCAAAGGAATCAGCTTTTGCCAGTAGTGTCTATGTTGTTACACTTGGACAGTAAGGATGAAAAGCGTCTACTAATGTCAATAAAATAG
- the CDA2 gene encoding chitin deacetylase CDA2 (ancestral locus Anc_4.47) has product MRLGFLLLVAVQALGSLGLPLVYSNASNISNVSSASNVSRVEQSVIVGTSNGFFWPQPETPFPSWLTDFTGLTEWPGIDPPYIALDFIDVDRLPKYEPYSLDQCERVPRDACSFDCHSCLEPDDIYTCPKLSQTFDDGPSGETEALLGKLTHKTTFFTVGVNVVRHPNVYRRMVEEGHLIGTHTWSHPYLPTLSNEQIIAQLEWSIWAMNATGHHYPKYFRPPYGAIDNRVRAIARLFGLQAVLWDRDTFDWQLSVPSLRTTEDIVRDVQEWKTRNGGLILEHDASANTVEAATRVSELLGNDQLTVAECVGGIDYIKKYY; this is encoded by the coding sequence ATGCGCCTGGGATTTTTACTTTTAGTTGCCGTCCAGGCTTTGGGGTCGCTGGGGCTACCGCTTGTGTACAGCAACGCCAGCAACATCAGTAACGTCAGCAGCGCCAGTAACGTATCTCGAGTGGAGCAATCAGTTATTGTTGGGACGAGCAACGGATTTTTCTGGCCGCAGCCGGAGACGCCGTTTCCTTCGTGGTTGACGGACTTTACAGGACTTACTGAGTGGCCAGGCATTGATCCACCGTATATTGCGCTGGATTTTATTGACGTGGACAGGCTGCCAAAGTATGAACCTTATTCGCTTGATCAATGCGAACGCGTGCCGCGCGATGCCTGCTCGTTTGACTGCCACAGCTGTTTGGAGCCGGACGACATCTACACATGTCCTAAGCTGTCGCAAACGTTCGACGACGGCCCATCTGGGGAAACCGAGGCATTATTGGGAAAACTGACCCATAAGACCACATTCTTCACAGTCGGGGTTAATGTGGTCAGGCATCCAAACGTGTACCGTAGAATGGTCGAAGAGGGCCATCTAATTGGGACTCATACCTGGTCTCATCCGTATTTGCCCACATTATCAAATGAGCAGATTATTGCTCAGTTGGAATGGTCGATCTGGGCGATGAATGCTACGGGGCATCATTATCCAAAATACTTCAGGCCGCCTTACGGCGCTATTGATAACCGTGTGAGAGCGATTGCAAGATTATTCGGTCTTCAGGCAGTTCTTTGGGACCGCGACACCTTCGATTGGCAATTAAGTGTTCCGTCATTGAGGACCACAGAAGATATCGTTCGCGATGTACAGGAATGGAAAACTCGCAACGGTGGTCTGATCTTAGAACATGACGCTTCTGCAAACACCGTCGAAGCTGCCACAAGAGTCAGTGAGCTTCTCGGAAACGATCAACTGACCGTGGCAGAATGTGTTGGCGGGATCGATTATATAAAAAAGTACTACTAG
- the DPA10 gene encoding Dpa10p (ancestral locus Anc_4.48), whose amino-acid sequence MPLAVQTILISCLQSSVLSIKDIQQKNYHKMTFRTTTAHALKAACRTFTPRSGLQTTTFPTVSSSSRYHTVQCFVNEHSKGLLDSYSQGGSGGRTTRPTVVISSDSDEIETVSGHVRV is encoded by the coding sequence ATGCCTCTGGCAGTCCAGACGATCCTTATCTCTTGTCTGCAGTCTTCTGTATTATCCATAAAAGACATTCAACAAAAAAACTACCATAAGATGACCTTTAGAACCACCACTGCTCATGCCCTGAAAGCAGCCTGCCGGACTTTTACGCCTCGGTCGGGTCTGCAGACGACTACTTTTCCCACCGTGTCGTCGAGCTCGCGTTACCACACAGTGCAGTGTTTCGTGAACGAGCACAGTAAGGGCCTCCTGGACAGCTACTCGCAAGGCGGATCTGGTGGCAGGACCACCAGACCCACCGTGGTGATCAGCAGCGACAGTGATGAGATTGAGACCGTTTCGGGTCACGTGCGCGTTTAG
- the UBC12 gene encoding NEDD8-conjugating protein UBC12 (ancestral locus Anc_4.49): MSAAGLRLQRDLEALDIPSMAQIEVVAAPLPLAKDLPLLRLTIAPDEGYYSGGKFNFDIAFSAGYPIEPPRVRCLNRIFHPNIDYQGKICLNILREDWSPALELQSVVIGIIFLFLEVSEKDPLNKDAAAMLSRDRVEFAHAVRRSMAGDTVHGQRYDNVLR; the protein is encoded by the coding sequence ATGTCAGCGGCCGGCCTGCGGCTGCAAAGGGACTTGGAAGCGCTGGACATACCCTCAATGGCGCAAATTGAAGTGGTCGCGGCACCGTTGCCGCTAGCGAAAGACCTGCCGCTGCTAAGACTTACAATCGCGCCAGACGAGGGCTACTACAGCGGCGGTAAGTTCAACTTCGATATAGCTTTCAGCGCGGGATACCCGATCGAGCCGCCGCGGGTCCGCTGTCTCAACAGGATTTTCCATCCCAACATAGATTACCAGGGCAAGATCTGTCTGAACATCCTCCGAGAGGACTGGTCGCCGGCATTGGAGCTGCAGAGCGTCGTGATAGGCATAAtatttctcttcctcgagGTCTCTGAGAAGGACCCGCTCAACAAGGACGCTGCAGCAATGCTATCGCGCGACCGCGTCGAGTTTGCGCACGCAGTGCGCCGCTCGATGGCCGGGGACACTGTCCACGGGCAACGCTACGATAACGTACTccgctga
- the STT4 gene encoding 1-phosphatidylinositol 4-kinase STT4 (ancestral locus Anc_4.50) — protein MRFGHREGVKERLRAKALGKLAQLCSKQEPAGIPEDDENKGDSLELLTHSLPVYYSTNTSKLYTIPITLNEWEVLVALCECTPGSSMQAERLIKGVIGPYFLASPRQRMSETLEARFKLKELRQPNELLTLELIRFLIVSCSKYPRLTKMCSVIIDQYLREVSSLFNKRCSAVFSLVGFLNAFIMDNSALQLTQTVWKKLAGLFGDGSFVLLPETRLLADFSGEVTVRYHEANKEISNSLFLNLMAQLQVSLASKIVALPKDATSLSEYLLQVHSKNYMVQQEGSADRVDMAASEELYSTLTRNRPILTEMSHFAFKHSINIEDLDLSTDVRAAYSFNTRAFFLDFLCLILFFDNAVSDLGQKFLQLVSDSIDKFLLSEIVSPKLVRSILCAGALLNFFTEETSLTLLRLFPALVSSPQISNAEVARITKIFTFGLMPLNEDAVVSTVYSINNLLTLGDDGIPVQAVRERQLTNSTVTSTALGDHELRGRAGTSDTIQAIHNISNRMALSSTENNGRVDEVTSATYHHQLFRNCITTMITIASHYGDQAITALTITVLTQKVSVISKELDAVIIDLLAELVSNISITELALLLKFYKPAYSQAKKQENKILQESICEARIKISEIVLSKRSDSDLYRFTLANLLDSITACGEVEQSDLHRTDKEIARCAEDIGAYLRPLAAILPKPGSKPFPFDGDEALIRSFRNIWFNMIIHGFRCDSQLVEKHYSCLLTIAYNSPPLASDFPSSNKEVSLDMNAVLRRHSSNAIHKQQKQAIAGYLSTNPVQARTLSMPKIMFLAATALLETLRCEAGDCSKILRYYCDPSVVSSSIDKFIEALNLQLISKYTSIVQSKNSSLFGSLAIAHQLNDLLLHLAHRNRELQNAAFQSCDIFIKTIPSSLCHHHSLYTLLDLMTTLFDSVVDCETNKFQPHYEFVLKHSGTKVLIPDSALWRKTTLSRLHASSKDWVRIILDRANEDTKILLQSYISDLTHFDRSSTVEYGVSFAMEMAGSISLADEELSKLTYVGRERPSTIAAFISQHSWRSKNLVDTAIISSPQDIAQQIGLHVQNIRRALAAKEPVSFKDITTFLDLSAASLLLGKFGAASLVYDLVHIPFSVFTSSAIKMASNIWLTVIKERPDIAHMLLVEVGYCWMKSIDDRRGLYSRDHDLAREENQMMEYAPYNKTAINRDALAASQSLQPHRHVIKFFKSHFEGTSFQSDHLLDVFTRWTLHGLNQLKEASMHPFARMARHDLLNFALSLLQVHSKQKTDYVPVLAKAITNSGLSWFRRPIAWPFGSNQLKIKADLSGTVQFYSELNKLSALLIRQCGSTFKLLQFFLLSEIWHIETWLAPLQKIVKNGGAEPNAELLKTAFIIDPQLALNLFQRYPTTKLDVSLTSLVLEDPLMCVGVPEILDLYLLSNKTGSKATDMHFVVYWCPVNPLKSINFFLPPWNDNTFILQYAVFSLESHDVNVTFFYVPQIVQCLRYDRTGYVTRLILDTANTSVLFAHQIIWNMLANSYKDDEGLEEDPIKPTLDGVRKAMISAFASDKFEFYEREFGFFNEVTGISGKLKPFIKKSKAEKKHKIDEEMSAIQLEPDVYLPSNPDGVVVDIDRKSGKPLQSHAKAPFMATFKIKKTIRDSETGRKKEIQQWQAAIFKVGDDCRQDVLALQLISMFRTIWSNIGLDIYVFPNRVTATAPGCGVIDVLPNSISRDMLGREAVNGLYEYFVTKFGREDTIEFQNARNNFVKSLAGYSVISYLLQFKDRHNGNIMYDDQGHCLHIDFGFIFDIVPGGVKFEAVPFKLTKEMVKVMGGSQDTQAYRDFEELCVKAYLAARPHMAAIIECVKPMLDSSMPCFKGLKTIKNLQNRFQPLKTDHEAALFMKSLIRKSYESLFTKGYDEFQRLTNGIPY, from the coding sequence ATGCGTTTTGGACATCGAGAGGGCGTCAAGGAACGATTGAGAGCGAAAGCGCTGGGGAAACTGGCCCAGCTCTGCTCAAAACAGGAGCCTGCAGGGATTCCGGAGGACGATGAGAATAAAGGGGACAGTTTGGAGCTTTTAACGCACTCATTGCCTGTCTATTACTCGACAAACACATCGAAACTGTACACTATCCCTATCACGTTGAATGAGTGGGAAGTTTTGGTCGCGCTATGTGAGTGTACGCCTGGATCTTCAATGCAGGCTGAACGTTTGATAAAGGGTGTCATTGGGCCTTACTTTTTGGCTTCGCCGAGGCAGCGGATGTCTGAGACGTTGGAGGCCAGGTTTAAACTAAAGGAGCTGAGGCAGCCGAATGAGCTGCTGACTTTGGAGCTGATCAGATTCTTGATCGTCTCGTGCTCAAAGTACCCCCGTTTGACCAAGATGTGCTCTGtcatcatcgatcagtACCTCAGAGAGGTTTCTTcgcttttcaacaaaagatGTAGCGCGGTATTCTCGCTTGTGGGGTTTTTGAACGCATTCATCATGGATAACAGCGCCCTGCAGCTGACCCAAACAGTCTGGAAAAAACTGGCTGGTCTGTTTGGTGATGGAAGCTTCGTTCTGCTGCCCGAGACGAGACTCTTGGCTGATTTCAGCGGCGAAGTCACGGTGAGATATCACGAAGCCAACAAGGAGATCTCGAACTCtttgtttctcaatttGATGGCCCAGCTGCAGGTATCCCTGGCATCAAAGATCGTAGCCCTACCTAAAGATGCTACCTCTTTGTCGGAATATCTGCTACAAGTACACTCTAAGAACTATATGGTTCAGCAAGAAGGCTCGGCGGATCGCGTGGACATGGCTGCCTCGGAAGAATTGTATTCGACGCTGACTCGTAACAGGCCGATTTTGACGGAAATGAGTCACTTTGCGTTCAAACACAGCATCAACATCGAAGACTTGGATTTGTCAACTGATGTGCGCGCAGCTTATTCTTTCAACACCAGGGCTTTTTTCCTAGATTTTCTTTGCCTGATCCTATTCTTCGATAATGCCGTGTCAGATCTTGGCCAGAAATTTCTGCAACTGGTCTCAGACTCCATCGATAAATTTTTGCTTTCAGAAATAGTATCACCGAAATTGGTTCGCTCAATCCTATGTGCTGGCGCTCTTCTAAACTTCTTTACTGAGGAGACTTCACTCACTTTATTGCGTCTTTTCCCGGCGCTGGTATCCTCGCCTCAAATCTCGAATGCTGAAGTAGCCAGAATTACCAAGATCTTTACCTTTGGCTTAATGCCACTGAATGAAGATGCTGTTGTCAGTACAGTTTATTCAATCAATAATCTCCTCACTCTGGGGGATGATGGCATACCTGTCCAAGCGGTGAGGGAAAGACAATTGACGAACAGCACGGTAACTAGCACGGCACTCGGTGACCACGAATTGAGAGGAAGGGCCGGTACTTCAGACACCATACAAGCCATCCATAATATCAGCAACAGGATGGCGCTTTCTAGTACCGAGAACAATGGCAGAGTTGACGAAGTCACTTCCGCAACATATCACCATCAGCTATTCAGAAACTGTATTACAACTATGATCACGATCGCTTCTCATTATGGTGATCAGGCCATTACCGCCCTAACGATAACCGTTCTAACGCAGAAGGTATCTGTCATATCAAAGGAATTGGATGCTGTGATTATAGATTTATTGGCTGAGCTCGTTAGCAACATTTCAATCACAGAGCTAGCTCTTCTGTTGAAGTTCTACAAACCTGCCTACTCTcaggccaagaagcaagaGAATAAGATTTTACAGGAAAGCATCTGTGAAGCAAGAATCAAAATCTCTGAAATAGTGTTATCCAAAAGGTCAGATTCAGATCTCTATCGATTCACCTTGGCCAATCTTCTAGATTCAATCACCGCGTGCGGCGAAGTCGAGCAATCTGATCTCCACAGAACTGACAAAGAGATAGCACGCTGTGCTGAAGATATCGGAGCATATTTGCGACCCTTAGCCGCTATTCTTCCTAAACCGGGAAGCAAACCATTTCCTTTCGATGGAGATGAGGCTTTGATAAGAAGTTTCAGGAATATTTGGTTCAACATGATTATTCATGGTTTTCGATGCGATTCTCAGTTAGTCGAGAAGCACTATAGTTGCCTATTAACAATCGCCTATAATTCCCCACCGTTGGCGTCTGATTTCCCTTCCAGCAATAAAGAGGTATCTTTGGATATGAATGCAGTGCTACGGCGCCACTCTTCTAATGCCATACACAAGCAGCAAAAACAAGCAATTGCAGGATATCTGTCTACCAATCCTGTTCAGGCGAGAACTCTTTCAATGCCAAAAATAATGTTTCTAGCGGCTACTGCACTATTGGAAACTCTTCGATGTGAAGCTGGAGATTGTTCGAAGATTCTGCGATACTATTGCGACCCTTCCGTTGTTTCAAGCTCAATCGATAAATTTATTGAAGCGTTGAACCTTCAACTCATTTCGAAGTACACTTCGATAGTTCAATCCAAAAattcttctctctttggCTCCCTAGCTATTGCCCATCAGCTAAACgatctgcttcttcatTTGGCCCACAGAAACAGAGAATTGCAAAATGCTGCCTTCCAATCATGCGACATTTTTATAAAGACAATTCCTTCATCGCTATGTCACCATCACTCCTTGTACACCTTACTGGACCTTATGACTACGCTATTTGATAGTGTGGTTGATTGCGAAACGAATAAATTCCAACCTCACTACGAATTTGTTTTGAAACATTCTGGAACTAAAGTTTTAATACCCGATTCTGCATTATGGCGTAAAACCACTTTATCACGGCTGCATGCATCTTCTAAGGATTGGGTTAGGATAATCCTTGATAGAGCTAATGAGGACACGAAAATTCTATTGCAGTCATATATTTCCGATCTGACACACTTCGACAGGTCGAGCACTGTTGAGTATGGTGTCTCGTTCGCCATGGAGATGGCAGGCTCAATTTCTCTTGCCGACGAAGAGTTATCCAAGTTGACTTACGTAGGGCGCGAACGCCCAAGTACGATCGCCGCTTTCATTTCACAGCACTCGTGGAGATCGAAGAATCTGGTAGACACTGCAATTATTTCTTCCCCACAGGATATTGCTCAACAAATTGGACTTCACGTACAGAACATACGACGTGCATTGGCTGCAAAGGAACCCGTGTCTTTTAAGGATATCACAACCTTTCTGGATTTATCCGCAGCATCTCTGCTCCTGGGTAAGTTTGGTGCAGCATCTTTAGTTTATGACTTAGTTCATATTCCGTTTTCGGTCTTCACGTCTTCTGCCATTAAGATGGCCTCAAACATATGGCTGACTGTCATCAAGGAGCGTCCCGACATTGCCCATATGTTATTGGTGGAAGTTGGATACTGCTGGATGAAGTCTATTGACGACCGCCGGGGTTTGTATTCTCGAGATCATGATCTtgcaagagaagaaaatcaaaTGATGGAATACGCTCCTTACAATAAAACTGCGATCAATAGGGATGCATTGGCAGCCTCACAGTCTCTGCAACCTCACAGACATGTCATAAAGTTTTTTAAGTCTCATTTTGAAGGAACTTCGTTTCAAAGCGACCATCTGTTAGATGTGTTCACGAGATGGACTTTACACGGTCTTAATCAATTGAAAGAAGCATCAATGCACCCATTTGCTCGCATGGCACGCCATGATTTATTGAACTTTGCTCTGTCGCTGCTTCAAGTCCACAGCAAGCAAAAGACTGACTATGTCCCAGTTTTAGCGAAGGCAATAACGAATTCTGGTTTGTCATGGTTCAGACGGCCGATCGCTTGGCCTTTCGGATCGAATCAGTTGAAAATAAAAGCTGACTTGTCAGGCACCGTGCAGTTTTACTCTGAGCTGAACAAATTATCTGCACTCCTGATCCGTCAATGTGGCAGTACTTTCAAACTActgcagttctttctcttgaGTGAGATTTGGCACATCGAAACGTGGTTAGCGCCGCTACAGAAAATCGTCAAGAATGGCGGAGCTGAGCCTAATGCGGAGCTTCTTAAGACTGCATTCATCATTGATCCGCAGCTGGCATTGAACTTGTTTCAAAGGTATCCTACGACAAAGCTAGACGTCTCTTTGACATCCTTGGTGCTTGAAGATCCGTTGATGTGTGTCGGAGTGCCTGAGATACTTGATCTGTATCTTTTGAGCAACAAAACTGGCAGTAAGGCAACTGATATGCATTTTGTCGTTTACTGGTGTCCTGTTAATCCTTtgaaatcaatcaatttcttcttgccgCCCTGGAACGACAATACTTTCATCCTACAATACGCTGTCTTTTCGCTTGAATCCCACGATGTGAATGTGACATTTTTCTACGTGCCTCAGATTGTCCAATGTTTGAGATATGATCGCACAGGATATGTGACAAGGTTGATTCTCGACACCGCAAACACCAGCGTCCTGTTTGCTCACCAAATCATTTGGAATATGTTGGCCAACAGTTATAAAGACGACGAAGGTCTAGAAGAGGATCCGATCAAACCAACGCTGGATGGCGTTCGAAAGGCAATGATCTCTGCATTTGCTAGCGACAAGTTTGAGTTTTACGAGCGAGAATTcggtttcttcaacgaagTCACCGGAATCTCTGGCAAGTTGAAGCCTTTCATCAAAAAGAGCAAGGCCGAGAAAAAGCACAAGATTGACGAAGAGATGAGTGCAATCCAACTGGAACCCGACGTCTATCTTCCCTCGAATCCTGACGGCGTAGTTGTAGATATTGACCGCAAGAGCGGCAAACCTCTACAATCCCACGCCAAGGCCCCTTTCATGGCTaccttcaagatcaagaaaaccATCAGGGACAGCGAGACTGGCCGCAAGAAAGAGATCCAACAGTGGCAGGCGgctatcttcaaagtggGTGACGACTGTCGGCAGGACGTGCTCGCgctgcaattgatctccaTGTTCCGAACCATATGGTCCAACATCGGTCTCGACATCTACGTGTTCCCCAACCGTGTGACTGCGACGGCGCCGGGCTGCGGTGTCATCGACGTGCTGCCAAACTCCATCTCCCGCGACATGCTGGGCCGTGAAGCCGTCAACGGTCTCTACGAGTACTTCGTCACCAAGTTCGGCCGCGAAGACACCATCGAGTTCCAGAACGCCCGCAACAACTTCGTCAAGTCGCTCGCCGGCTACAGCGTCATCTCCTACCTGCTACAATTCAAGGACCGCCACAACGGCAACATCATGTACGATGACCAGGGCCACTGTCTGCACATCGACTTCggcttcatcttcgacaTCGTCCCCGGCGGCGTCAAGTTCGAAGCTGTCCCCTTCAAGCTCACCAAGGAGATGGTCAAGGTCATGGGAGGTTCCCAAGACACACAGGCTTATCGCGACTTCGAAGAACTATGTGTCAAGGCGTACCTGGCCGCAAGACCACACATGGCCGCCATCATAGAATGCGTCAAGCCCATGTTAGACAGCAGTATGCCCTGCTTTAAGGGCCTCAAGACAATCAAGAATCTACAAAACAGGTTCCAGCCCCTCAAGACCGACCACGAGGCCGCTCTCTTCATGAAATCGCTCATCAGGAAGAGCTACGAGTCTCTATTCACCAAGGGCTATGATGAGTTCCAACGGCTCACCAACGGTATACCTTAttga